The Lycium barbarum isolate Lr01 chromosome 10, ASM1917538v2, whole genome shotgun sequence genome includes a region encoding these proteins:
- the LOC132612710 gene encoding uncharacterized protein LOC132612710, translated as MLDGSRTDPNKDKEKQVWHANNARVISWILNSVRANVALSLRPFNLASKMWKHLKKGDKDIQSYYSGLMAMWSEQDQSFGGNLSSTGLKEVMLEKKKTRVLQYLMKLRPDFEPIRANILNRETLLDIDVGFGELIREETRINTQAAMDLSNTVDTAMYASKVNPTLRIHFKSLDHNALSAKSMVILHHIARREIYVISARSLAI; from the exons ATGTTGGATGGATCAAGAACTGATCCAAACAAAGATAAGGAAAAACAAGTTTGGCATGCTAACAATGCTCGTGTCATTTCGTGGATACTCAATTCCGTACGCGCAAATGTTGCACTTAGTCTACGTCCGTTCAATCTGGCATCGAAGATGTGGAAGCATCTCAAAAAG GGAGACAAAGACATTCAGAGTTATTATTCGGGACTTATGGCAATGTGGTCGGAACAGGACCAAAGTTTTGGAGGAAACCTTTCTTCCACAGGTCTCAAAGAAGTTATGCTGGAGAAGAAGAAGACGCGCGTTCTTCAATATCTCATGAAATTGAGGCCTGACTTTGAACCCATTAGAGCAAACATTCTTAACAGAGAAACTCTACTGGACATTGATGTGGGTTTCGGAGAACTCATACGTGAGGAGACCCGGATCAATACTCAAGCAGCCATGGATTTGTCCAACACAGTTGACACGGCTATGTATGCATCAAAGGTAAATCCTACACTCAGAATTCATTTCAAAAGTCTTGACCACAATGCTTTGAGTGCCAAGAGTATGGTCATATTGCATCACATTGCAAGAAGAGAAATATATGTAATTAGTGCAAGAAGCCTGGCCATATAA